A region from the Lolium perenne isolate Kyuss_39 chromosome 4, Kyuss_2.0, whole genome shotgun sequence genome encodes:
- the LOC127294721 gene encoding protein DWARF 53-LIKE, which translates to MPTPVPAARQCLSPAAVTALDAAVVSARRRAHAQTTSLHLISALLSPPAPPLLRDALARARSAAYAPRVQLKALELCFAVSLDRLPSASTSSSAATDEQQEPPVSNSLMAAVKRSQANQRRNPDTFHFYHQAATAQPPAAVKVELSQLVLAILDDPVVSRVFGDAGFRSGEIKLAILRPAPPMPMLGRLPTRSRPPPLFLCSFATADDADAPSPAAGSGTGEENFRRIGEVLARGRNPMLVGVGAASAAADFAAASPYRLLHVGPASIDHTDLGVAAAMASATSGLIISIGDLKDLVPDDGELQETGRRVVTEVTRVLETHRAGRVCVLGWSATYETYLTFLSKFPLLDKDWELQLLPITAVRAGASTSAFIPPATTTAAAFSRPASFMESHVPFGGLVHDTYEANSLVANSCPQALRCQPCNDIYEQEVATIIRGSGITAEDHHQGGLPSLLQNGSMIGPNNGFDAVKVRDQMVLNSKISNLQKKWNEYCLRLHQGCHKISSGPYQLFPNYTGVPAEGERAANLNRSSESVALQREVVRPSLVSASHTNASTKSISPPSISNQRNENLVLELQAGHSKSDEHLQDRRVQSQHETLLNCHDREDLVSPSSAASVATDLVLGTPRESSSKATQQKSIPKKVDDLYLKSPRLFAQPYACSGNSTNMGQTSPGARHSATSRGVSAFGHWQKPSYLEAQGSDLSNYKLLVERLFQTVGRQEEALSAICGAIVRCKSMERRRGANKKNDIWFSFHGSDSMAKRTVAVALAELMYGSKENMIYLDLSPQDWGDSSYRGKTGTDFIVDELSKKRRSVIFLDNVDKADCLVQDTLIHASDTGRFRDMRGKEVDVNDAIVVLSTRKIRGSRSVSVGVEEGHTFSEEKILAARGHQLKILVESGTSSTGEAHGDKVVIAPGHCHTKIQASLYSGGSVSKRKFNISDDQEKLQQSPSISKRLHRTSSVPFDLNLPIDEDESNNVDDHSGSNDNSCGSPERSIDSLLCLADGSIDFKPFDFDKVADYMLQELSNTLRRVLGSGCTLEIDIGAMEQIIAAAWASEGKRPLQAWLDQVFAGSLGELKVKYGKHANSSTLRLVPCENMAASKEDGCFGGLLPSRIIFE; encoded by the exons ATGCCGACGCCGGTGCCCGCCGCGaggcagtgcctctcgccggccgCCGTCACGGCCCTCGACGCGGCCGTCGTGtccgcgcgccgccgcgcccACGCGCAGACCACCTCGCTCCACCTCATCTCCGCCCTGCTCTCCCCGCCCGCCCCGCCGCTCCTCCGCGACGCGCTGGCCCGGGCGCGCAGCGCCGCCTACGCCCCGCGCGTGCAGCTCAAGGCGCTCGAGCTCTGCTTCGCGGTCTCCCTCGACCGCCtcccctccgcctccacctcctcctcggcCGCCACCGACGAGCAGCAGGAGCCGCCCGTGTCCAACTCGCTCATGGCGGCCGTCAAGCGCTCGCAGGCCAACCAGCGCCGCAACCCGGACACCTTCCACTTCTACCACCAGGCCGCCACCGCGCAGCCGCCCGCCGCCGTCAAGGTCGAGCTCTCGCAGCTCGTGCTCGCCATCCTCGACGACCCCGTCGTCAGCCGCGTCTTCGGGGACGCCGGCTTCCGCAGCGGCGAGATCAAGCTCGCCATCCTCCGCCCCGCGCCGCCCATGCCCATGCTCGGGCGGCTCCCCACGCGGAGCCGCCCGCCGCCGCTCTTCCTCTGCAGCTTCGCCACCGCCGACGACGCCGACGCGCCCTCGCCCGCCGCGGGGAGCGGCACCGGGGAGGAGAACTTCCGCCGCATCGGCGAGGTCCTCGCGCGCGGGCGCAACCCCATGCTCGTCGGCGTCggggccgcctccgccgccgccgacttcgccgccgcctcgcccTACCGCCTCCTCCACGTCGGCCCGGCCTCCATCGACCACACGGACCTCGGCGTGGCCGCCGCCATGGCCAGCGCCACCTCTGGCCTCATCATAAGCATCGGCGACCTCAAGGACCTCGTCCCCGACGACGGCGAGCTGCAGGAGACGGGGCGGCGGGTGGTGACGGAGGTGACGCGGGTGCTGGAGACGCACAGAGCCGGCCGCGTCTGCGTGCTAGGGTGGTCCGCCACCTACGAGACCTACCTCACCTTCCTCTCCAAGTTCCCCTTGCTCGACAAGGATTGGGAGCTCCAGCTGCTGCCAATCACCGCCGTGCGCGCCGGAGCCAGCACCTCCGCGTTCATCCCTCCGGCGACCACAACGGCCGCGGCTTTCTCCAGGCCTGCAAG CTTTATGGAATCGCACGTTCCTTTCGGAGGACTTGTTCATGATACGTATGAAGCTAACAGCCTCGTAGCGAATTCCTGCCCTCAGGCCCTTCGTTGTCAACCCTGCAATGATATATATGAGCAAGAAGTTGCCACTATCATTAGAGGAAGTGGCATTACAGCTGAAGACCATCACCAGGGAGGTCTACCTTCCCTGCTGCAGAATGGCAGCATGATAGGTCCTAACAATGGATTTGATGCAGTCAAG GTCAGAGATCAGATGGTATTGAATTCAAAAATATCGAATCTACAGAAGAAGTGGAACGAGTACTGCCTGCGGCTCCACCAAGGCTGCCACAAGATCAGCAGTGGCCCATACCAGTTATTTCCAAACTATACTGGTGTTCCAGCTGAGGGGGAAAGAGCAGCAAATCTGAACAGAAGTTCTGAATCAGTTGCACTTCAAAGGGAGGTTGTTAGACCTTCTTTAGTGTCCGCTTCACATACCAACGCGTCCACAAAGAGTATTTCACCTCCATCTATCTCCAACCAAAGGAATGAAAACCTTGTATTGGAACTTCAAGCTGGGCATTCAAAGAGTGATGAACACCTTCAAGATAGGCGTGTGCAATCCCAACATGAAACCCTGTTAAACTGTCATGATCGTGAAGATCTTGTGTCACCATCATCTGCCGCATCTGTGGCAACTGACTTGGTTTTGGGCACGCCTCGTGAATCTTCTTCCAAGGCTACCCAACAAAAGTCTATACCCAAGAAAGTGGATGATTTGTATCTGAAGTCTCCAAGGCTGTTTGCACAACCCTATGCCTGTTCCGGGAATTCCACAAATATGGGGCAAACATCACCTGGTGCTCGGCATTCAGCAACTTCCAGAGGTGTGTCGGCCTTTGGTCATTGGCAGAAACCTTCATATCTTGAAGCACAAGGTTCTGATTTGAGCAATTACAAGCTACTTGTGGAACGCCTGTTCCAGACAGTTGGGAGGCAGGAGGAAGCCTTGAGTGCTATTTGTGGAGCCATTGTGCGATGCAAGTCAATGGAAAGGCGCCGTGGTGCAAacaagaagaacgacatctggTTTAGTTTTCATGGTTCTGACAGCATGGCCAAGCGGACAGTTGCTGTGGCGCTTGCAGAGCTCATGTATGGCAGCAAAGAGAACATGATTTATCTGGATCTGAGTCCCCAGGATTGGGGTGACTCAAGTTACAGAGGAAAGACTGGCACTGACTTTATCGTTGATGAGTTGAGTAAGAAGCGGAGATCTGTTATCTTCCTTGACAATGTCGATAAAGCTGACTGCCTTGTGCAGGACACTCTGATTCATGCGAGTGACACTGGTAGGTTCCGAGACATGCGTGGCAAGGAGGTTGACGTTAATGATGCGATTGTGGTGCTGTCAACAAGAAAGATCCGAGGCTCCAGAAGTGTGTCTGTTGGAGTGGAAGAGGGTCATACTTTCTCTGAAGAAAAGATCCTGGCAGCTAGAGGGCATCAACTGAAGATACTGGTAGAATCGGGTACATCGAGCACCGGCGAAGCCCATGGTGATAAGGTTGTAATTGCCCCAGGGCACTGTCACACCAAAATTCAAGCATCCTTGTACTCTGGGGGTTCTGTCAGTAAGCGAAAGTTCAATATTTCTGATGACCAAGAAAAGCTGCAACAATCACCGAGCATTTCCAAGCGACTGCACAGAACATCAAGTGTGCCCTTCGACCTGAACCTCCCCATTGACGAGGATGAATCCAATAATGTGGACGACCACAGCGGCAGCAACGACAACTCATGTGGCTCTCCAGAGAGATCCATTGACAGTCTCTTGTGTTTGGCTGATGGGTCGATCGATTTCAAGCCATTCGACTTTGACAAAGTTGCCGACTAcatgctgcaggagttgagcaatACACTCCGCAGAGTTCTAGGTTCTGGCTGCACACTGGAAATTGATATCGGCGCAATGGAGCAAATAATTGCAGCGGCGTGGGCATCAGAGGGCAAGAGGCCTCTCCAGGCATGGCTGGATCAGGTGTTTGCCGGAAGCCTTGGGGAGCTGAAGGTCAAGTATGGTAAGCATGCCAACAGCTCTACTCTTAGACTAGTGCCCTGTGAGAACATGGCAGCATCGAAGGAAGATGGTTGTTTTGGAGGTTTGCTTCCCTCAAGAATAATTtttgagtga
- the LOC127294720 gene encoding fatty acid desaturase DES3 produces MGAAARRAPEQEQTCKATEDFDAAKPPPFRIGDVRAAVPAHCWRKSPLRSLSYVARDLAAVAALALLAWGLDTWLLWPLYWAAQGTLFWALFVLGHDCGHGSFSDSGALNSVVGHLLHTFILVPYNGWRISHRTHHQNHGHIDKDESWHPITENVYKELEPSTKKLRFSLPYPLLAFPVYLWYRSPGKNGSHFNPSSDLFTPKERRDVIISTTCWFTMIALLIAMACVFGPVPVLKLYGVPYVVFVMWLDLVTYLHHHGHQDLPWYRGEEWSYLRGGLTTVDRDYGWINNIHHDIGTHVIHHLFPQIPHYHLVEATKAARPVLGRYYREPEKSGPLPTHLISILLRSLRVDHFVSDVGDVVFYQTDPSLSGENWTKNGKHM; encoded by the exons ATGGGCGCCGCGGCCAGGAGGGCGCCCGAGCAGGAGCAGACCTGCAAGGCCACCGAGGACTTCGACGCCGCCAAGCCGCCGCCCTTCCGCATCGGGGACGTGCGCGCCGCCGTGCCCGCCCACTGCTGGCGCAAGAGCCCGCTCCGCTCCCTCTCCTACGTCGCGCGAgacctcgccgccgtcgccgcgctcGCGCTCCTCGCATGGGGCCTCGACACCTGGCTCCTCTGGCCGCTATACTGGGCGGCGCAGGGAACCCTCTTCTGGGCACTCTTCGTCCTCGGACACGACTG TGGTCACGGGAGCTTCTCGGACAGCGGGGCGCTCAACAGCGTCGTCGGCCACCTGCTGCACACCTTCATCCTCGTCCCATACAACGGATG GAGGATCAGCCACAGGACACACCATCAGAACCATGGCCACATCGACAAGGACGAGTCATGGCACCCG ATCACCGAGAATGTGTACAAGGAGCTGGAGCCAAGCACCAAGAAGCTACGCTTCTCACTACCATATCCGCTCCTGGCTTTCCCTGTCTACCTG TGGTACAGAAGCCCGGGCAAGAACGGTTCGCACTTCAACCCAAGCAGCGATCTGTTCACCCCCAAGGAGAGGCGTGACGTGATCATCTCGACCACTTGCTGGTTCACGATGATCGCGCTGCTCATCGCCATGGCGTGCGTGTTCGGACCAGTGCCGGTGCTCAAACTGTACGGGGTCCCATACGTT GTGTTTGTGATGTGGCTTGATTTGGTGACGTACCTTCACCACCATGGTCATCAGGACCTCCCTTGGTATCGCGGCGAG GAATGGAGCTACCTCCGTGGTGGCCTGACAACCGTGGACCGGGACTATGGGTGGATCAACAACATCCACCATGACATTGGCACTCATGTCATCCACCACCTCTTCCCCCAAATACCTCACTACCACTTAGTGGAAGCA ACCAAGGCAGCAAGGCCAGTACTGGGAAGATATTACCGTGAGCCGGAGAAGTCAGGTCCACTGCCGACCCACCTCATCAGCATCCTCCTCAGGAGCTTGAGAGTCGATCACTTTGTCAGTGATGTTGGAGATGTTGTCTTCTACCAAACTGACCCAAGCTTGAGTGGCGAAAACTGGACGAAAAATGGCAAGCACATGTGA